Part of the Pseudochaenichthys georgianus unplaced genomic scaffold, fPseGeo1.2 scaffold_503_arrow_ctg1, whole genome shotgun sequence genome, tgtgtgtgtgtgtgtgtgtgtgtgtgtgcgtgtgtgtgtgtgtgtgtgtgtgtgtgtgtgtgtgtgtgtgtgtgtgtttcctgcaTGTTTTAGTGTTAACTTTAATATTATGTTGGCttcatctcttcttctctccTCTCTTTAAAGGTTGCTGAACAGTGTGTTGGCttcatctcttcttctctccTCTCTTTAAAGGTTGCTGAACAGTGTGTTGGCttcatctcttcttctctccTCTCTTTAAAGGTTGCTGAACAGTGTGTTGGCttcatctcttcttctctccTCTCTTTAAAGGTTGCTGAACAGTGTGTTGGTttcatctcttcttctctccTCTCTTTAAAGGTTGCTGAACAGTGTGTTGGCttcatctcttcttctctccTCTCTTTAAAGGTTGCTGAACAGTGTGTTGGCttcatctcttcttctctccTCTCTTTAAAGGTTGCTGAACAGTGTGTTGGCttcatctcttcttctctccTCTCTTTAAAGGTTGCTGAACAGTGTGTTGGCttcatctcttcttctctcctctcttcaAAGGTTGCTGAACAGCCTTGGCAGTGTGTTTGGCTTCATCTCTAAAGATGTGGTGAACAAGCTGAGCATCCTGGTGTCGCTGCGGGGGGGTCCTGAGGGGGCCCACTACCTGTCGCTGCAGTCCATGGTCCAGTACGAGCTGCAGAGCGGCCTGGTGGAGGGGGGGGATAACCCTGCGTCCGGCACCAGGGGCGTGTCTGGCTGCAGGACCCTCCTCCGGCTCCACAGAGCGCTCCGCTGGCTGCAGCTCTTCCTGGGGGGGGTCAGCAGAGACGAGGGCACCCCCCCCACCCTGTGCTCCTTGGCCTACTCCCAGTCCCTCTCGCAGCACCACCCCTGGGTGATCCGCTCCGCAGCCGGCCTGGCCTTCAGGATGCTGCCcccccgagaccccttcctgagGATGCTGAACGCTGGAGAGCCCCCGCAGGCTGTGGAGGTGCTGGGGGGGGCCGTGCCCGTGCTGGGGGAGGTCTACACCATCACCGAGGAGCTGTACTCCAAACATGACCTGCTCCATCTGCCCTGAGACAcactcagagacacacacacacacacacacacagacacacacacacacacagacacacacacacacacacacacacacacacacacacacacacacacacacacacacacactcagagacacacacacacacacagacacacacacacacacagacacacacacacacacacacacacacacagacacacacacacagacacacacacacacacacacacacacacacacacacagacacacagacacacagacacacacacacacacacacacacactgcaggtgGTCTGTGGTGAACTGTAACGTGTGACCTCTGGGGGTCAGCAGGGGGTCTGTAACGTGTGACCTCTGGGGGTCAGCAGGGGGTCTGTGGTGAACTGTAACGTGTGACCTCTGGGGGTCAGCAGGGGGTCTGTAACGTGTGACCTCTGGGGGTCAGCAGGGGGTCTGTGGTGAACTGTAACGTGTGACCTCTGGGGGTCAGCAGGGGGTCTGTGAGGAACTGTAACGTGTGACCTCTGGGGGTCAGCAGGGGGTCTGTAACATGTGACCTCTGGGGGTCAGCAGGGGGTCTGTAACTTGTGACCTCTGGGGGTCAGCAGGGGGTCTGTGAGGAACTGTAACGTGTGACCTCTGGGGGTCAGCAACATGTGACCTCTGGGGGTCAGCAGGGGGTCTGGGATGAACTGTAACGTGTGACCTCTGGGGGTCAGCAGGGGGTCTGTAACTTGTGACCTCTGGGGGTCAGCAGGGGGTCTGTAACATGTGACCTCTGGGGGTCAGCAGGGGGTCTGTAACATGTGACCTCTGGGGGTCAGCAGGGGGTCTGTAACATGTGACCTCTGGGGGTCAGCAGGGGGTCTGTGAGGAACTGTAACGTGTGACCTCTGGGGGTCAGCAGGGGGTCTGTAACATGTGACCTCTGGGGGTCAGCAGGGGGTCTGGGATGAACTGTAACGTGTGACCTCTGGGGGTCAGCAGGGGGTCTGTAACGTGTGACCTCTGGGGGTCAGCAGGGGGTCTGCAGGGGGTCTGTAACGTGTGACCTCTGGGGGTCAGCAGGGGGTCTGGGATGAACTGTAACGTGTGACCTCTGGGGGTCAGCAGGGGGTCTGGGATGAACTGTAACGTGTGACCTCTGGGGGTCAGCAGGGGGTCTGGGATGAACTGTAACGTGTGACCTCTGGGGGTCAGCAGGGGGTCTGTAACGTGTGACCTCTGGGGGTCAGCAGGGGTTCTGTAACGTGTGACCTCTGGGGGTCAGCAGGGGGTCTGTAACATGTGACCTCTGGGGGTCAGCAGGGGTTCTGTAACATGTGACCTCTGGGGGTCAGCAGGGGTTCTGTAACATGTGACCTCTGGGGGTCAGCAGGTGGTCTGTGATGAACTGTAAtgtgtaataaagtgtttaTAACAACAGTGATGTCTATAAACCTCTGTCTTTAAATGTGTTTCCTTTCACGACGGTCTGAGTCGTCATGGGTTACGGTCTGacctgagcttcagtctgcaatgttcaaacagttctaaatgggtttgaatcctacttaaaggacagaaacaactttgtttctatcggtaaata contains:
- the cptp gene encoding ceramide-1-phosphate transfer protein, coding for MSEEFSLQEVIDSFRLSLSDSKEIFLDHYVEGWRGLVKLLNSLGSVFGFISKDVVNKLSILVSLRGGPEGAHYLSLQSMVQYELQSGLVEGGDNPASGTRGVSGCRTLLRLHRALRWLQLFLGGVSRDEGTPPTLCSLAYSQSLSQHHPWVIRSAAGLAFRMLPPRDPFLRMLNAGEPPQAVEVLGGAVPVLGEVYTITEELYSKHDLLHLP